The following are encoded together in the Conger conger chromosome 11, fConCon1.1, whole genome shotgun sequence genome:
- the mblac2 gene encoding metallo-beta-lactamase domain-containing protein 2 — protein sequence MSATDWYAHKSLGEGLFWIQERFYESGNRANIWLLRGSHQDVIIDTGLGLRSLPDYLNAKGLLGDDPERKNPLLAIGTHVHFDHSGGLHQFQQVGVHRAEVDALANGDNFETVTWLSDSEIVRDPSPGWRARQYKVKAVQPTHILQEGDVINLGDRQLTVLHMPGHSRGSICLHDKERKMLFSGDVAYDGAMIDWLPYSRVSDYVRSCRRLLELVDGEEVEQVLPGHFHTFGAKRLHHIASNYISGAGACHRFSTCAVKSIASLALRASNSSSAC from the exons TGGTATGCGCACAAATCTCTTGGAGAAGGTTTATTCTGGATCCAGGAGAGGTTTTACGAATCGGGTAACCGAGCAAACATTTGGCTACTTCGTGGATCTCACCAGGACGTTATTATAGACACAGGTCTGGGACTGAGAAGTTTGCCAGATTATCTAAATGCTAAAGGATTGCTTGGAGATGACCCAGAGCGAAAAAATCCTTTGCTCGCCATTGGGACGCACGTCCACTTCGATCACTCGGGTGGGCTGCATCAGTTTCAACAGGTGGGCGTTCACAGGGCAGAGGTGGATGCGCTGGCCAACGGAGACAACTTCGAAACGGTGACCTGGTTGTCCGATAGCGAGATTGTCCGGGATCCGTCTCCTGGATGGAGAGCCAGGCAATATAAAGTCAAGGCTGTACAACCAACTCACATACTACAGgaag GTGATGTCATCAACCTCGGGGACCGGCAGCTGACGGTGCTGCACATGCCCGGCCACTCCCGGGGCAGCATCTGCCTCCACGACAAGGAGCGGAAGATGCTGTTCAGCGGCGACGTGGCGTACGACGGGGCCATGATCGACTGGCTGCCCTACAGCCGCGTCAGTGACTACGTGCGCAGCTGCCGGAGGCTCCTGGAGCTGGTGGACGGGGAGGAGGTGGAGCAGGTGCTGCCGGGCCACTTTCACACCTTCGGCGCCAAGCGGCTGCACCACATCGCCTCCAACTACATCTCCGGAGCTGGGGCGTGCCACCGCTTCTCCACCTGCGCAGTCAAGTCCATCGCCAGCCTGGCCCTGAGGGCCTCCAACTCCAGCAGCGCCTGTTAG